In a single window of the Massilia oculi genome:
- a CDS encoding erythromycin esterase family protein, with protein MPILTDAALDAVRASARPLTGGADDYDALLDMVGNARFVLLGEATHGSHEFYAERSRITRRLIEEKGFTAVAVEADWPDAWRVNRYVRGEGADADGRAALSGFERFPAWMWRNTAVLDFVEWLRARNDGLDADARTGFYGLDLYSMYTSIHEVLGYLNQVDPTAAREAREVYACFDHYDRDSQQYGYEASFGMSPSCQEGVLATLRSLQQRAFDYVQADGGDDGFFCAQQNARLVRNAEEYYRTMFKGRISSWNLRDSHMAETLDAVAHHLSQGGKPARIVVWEHNSHIGDARATEIGRQGEWTVGELARKAHGADTLLIGFTTNEGRVTAASEWDGEGLRKHVRPALQNSYEHLLHSTGIERFFLPLRESSPARDVLMEERLERAIGVLYLPRSERQSHYFMAQLPRQFDAVIHIDRTTAVEPLDATSGWHSGEPPETYPVGL; from the coding sequence GTGCCCATCCTCACCGACGCCGCCCTCGATGCGGTGCGCGCGTCGGCCCGCCCCCTCACCGGGGGCGCGGACGACTACGACGCCCTGCTCGACATGGTCGGCAATGCCCGCTTCGTGTTGCTCGGGGAAGCCACCCACGGCAGCCACGAGTTCTACGCGGAGCGCTCGCGCATCACACGGCGCCTGATCGAGGAAAAAGGCTTCACCGCGGTGGCGGTCGAAGCCGACTGGCCCGATGCCTGGCGCGTCAACCGTTACGTGCGCGGCGAAGGGGCGGACGCGGACGGACGCGCCGCCTTGTCGGGCTTCGAACGCTTCCCGGCCTGGATGTGGCGTAACACGGCGGTGCTCGACTTCGTCGAGTGGCTGCGCGCGCGCAACGATGGCCTGGACGCGGACGCCAGGACCGGCTTCTACGGCCTGGACCTGTACAGCATGTACACCTCGATCCACGAGGTGCTGGGCTACCTGAACCAGGTCGACCCGACCGCAGCGCGCGAGGCGCGCGAGGTCTATGCCTGCTTCGACCACTACGACCGCGACAGCCAGCAATACGGCTACGAAGCCAGCTTCGGCATGTCGCCCTCGTGCCAGGAAGGCGTGCTCGCCACCCTGCGCTCGCTGCAGCAGCGCGCCTTCGACTACGTGCAGGCCGACGGTGGCGACGACGGGTTCTTCTGCGCCCAGCAGAACGCGCGCCTGGTCAGGAACGCGGAAGAGTATTATCGCACCATGTTCAAGGGCCGCATCTCGTCATGGAACCTGCGCGACAGCCATATGGCCGAGACCCTGGACGCGGTGGCGCACCACCTGTCGCAAGGCGGCAAGCCAGCGCGCATCGTGGTGTGGGAACATAATTCCCACATCGGCGACGCGCGCGCGACCGAGATCGGACGCCAGGGCGAATGGACGGTGGGCGAGCTGGCGCGCAAGGCGCACGGCGCCGACACGCTGCTGATCGGCTTCACCACCAATGAAGGCCGGGTCACGGCGGCCTCCGAATGGGATGGCGAGGGCCTGCGCAAGCACGTGCGGCCGGCCCTGCAAAACAGCTACGAACACCTGCTGCACAGTACCGGCATCGAGCGCTTCTTCCTGCCGCTGCGCGAGTCGTCTCCGGCGCGCGACGTGTTGATGGAAGAGCGGCTGGAGCGCGCCATCGGCGTGCTGTACCTGCCGCGCAGCGAGCGCCAGAGCCACTATTTCATGGCACAGCTGCCGCGCCAGTTCGACGCCGTGATCCACATCGACCGCACCACGGCGGTG
- a CDS encoding SRPBCC family protein, which yields MNDTNNEQATNVGKWIGAAVAGALLMYAFDPDRGAKRRARARGALRDARDRTGDRLEHAWHSAGDRLDSARLRATGAAAVAGERLAGAAHAAGDRLAEVSHRTRDRLEHARERLADASYEAKDRASHAAHEARDRMKHAAYEARDRASHAAHETREHAGSAADQARDRAEYAAERARERAEHARERLEQTAHGMKTEARSRAHAAASQVRSWADHLTEAFGSRSPTLTNSALLGTGALSVVGLARRSPLAALLGLGALAVLLRSDRGRHMVDSLRHRGAASQVDVENSIHIDAAPKEVFNAWSEVENFPRFMSHVTEVRDLGHRRSHWVVRGPGGMEYAWNAVMTEQSRPERLSWRSEPGSEIEQEGTVIFEPSGNGTRVTVRMTYAPPAGALGHGIARMLGADPQRQMDDDLARMKAFIERGGAHYAGHQPAPSHSFLH from the coding sequence ATGAACGATACAAACAATGAACAAGCAACGAACGTGGGCAAGTGGATCGGCGCGGCAGTCGCAGGCGCATTGCTGATGTACGCATTCGACCCGGATCGCGGCGCCAAGCGCCGCGCCCGCGCCCGCGGCGCCCTGCGCGACGCGCGCGACCGCACCGGCGACCGCCTCGAACACGCCTGGCACAGCGCCGGCGACCGCCTCGATTCGGCGCGCCTGCGCGCCACCGGCGCCGCCGCCGTTGCCGGCGAACGACTGGCCGGCGCCGCCCATGCGGCGGGCGACCGCCTGGCCGAGGTCTCGCACCGCACGCGCGACCGGCTCGAGCATGCGCGCGAGCGCCTGGCCGACGCCTCGTACGAGGCGAAGGATCGGGCCAGCCACGCCGCGCACGAAGCGCGCGATCGCATGAAACACGCTGCCTACGAGGCGCGCGACCGCGCCAGCCATGCCGCCCATGAAACGCGCGAACATGCCGGGTCTGCCGCCGACCAGGCGCGCGACCGGGCCGAGTACGCCGCCGAACGCGCCCGCGAACGGGCCGAGCACGCGCGTGAGCGCCTCGAACAGACCGCCCACGGCATGAAAACCGAAGCCCGCTCGCGCGCCCACGCCGCCGCCAGCCAGGTGCGCAGCTGGGCCGATCACCTGACCGAGGCGTTCGGCTCGCGCAGCCCGACGCTCACCAATTCCGCCCTGCTGGGCACCGGCGCCCTGAGCGTGGTCGGCCTGGCGCGCCGCTCGCCGCTGGCCGCCCTGCTCGGCCTGGGCGCGCTGGCGGTGCTGCTGCGCAGCGACCGCGGCCGCCACATGGTCGATTCGCTGCGTCACCGCGGCGCCGCCAGCCAGGTCGACGTGGAGAACTCGATCCACATCGACGCCGCGCCGAAGGAAGTGTTCAACGCCTGGTCCGAAGTAGAGAACTTCCCGCGCTTCATGTCGCACGTGACGGAGGTGCGCGACCTCGGCCACCGCCGCTCGCACTGGGTGGTGCGCGGCCCCGGCGGCATGGAATACGCCTGGAACGCCGTGATGACCGAACAGTCGCGTCCCGAGCGCCTGTCGTGGCGCAGCGAGCCGGGCTCGGAGATCGAGCAGGAAGGCACCGTGATCTTCGAGCCGTCGGGCAACGGCACCCGCGTCACGGTGCGCATGACCTACGCGCCGCCGGCCGGCGCGCTGGGCCACGGCATCGCGCGCATGCTGGGCGCCGATCCGCAGCGCCAGATGGACGACGACCTGGCGCGCATGAAGGCGTTCATCGAGCGCGGCGGCGCCCACTACGCCGGCCACCAGCCGGCGCCGAGCCATAGCTTCCTGCACTGA
- a CDS encoding phosphoribosyltransferase — MLEVNNFFIMQETEPFIDRVDAGTKLAKALAGALRQCAGRDDVLVLALPRGGVPVVFPIAQALHAELDLMLVRKLGLPNQPEFAMGAIGSGGVCVLQPGVPGLMGVTQAEVDAVVAAEQSELARRERRYRGERPPARIAGRCVILVDDGVATGSTMLAAVEVARRQRPSRLVLAVPVAARDALQVLRGVADEVVCLLAPMRFRAVGQWYRRFEQTDDEEVQSLLAQAWACQRDAAS; from the coding sequence ATGCTGGAAGTTAACAACTTCTTCATCATGCAAGAGACCGAACCATTCATCGACCGCGTCGACGCGGGCACGAAGCTGGCAAAAGCGCTAGCCGGGGCGCTGCGTCAATGCGCCGGCCGCGACGATGTGCTTGTACTCGCGCTGCCGCGCGGCGGCGTGCCGGTCGTCTTCCCCATCGCCCAGGCGCTGCACGCCGAACTCGACTTGATGCTGGTGCGCAAGCTCGGCTTGCCCAACCAGCCGGAGTTCGCCATGGGCGCCATCGGCAGCGGCGGCGTGTGCGTGCTGCAGCCCGGCGTGCCTGGCCTGATGGGCGTGACGCAGGCCGAAGTCGATGCGGTCGTTGCGGCGGAACAAAGCGAGCTGGCGCGGCGCGAACGGCGCTACCGCGGCGAGCGTCCGCCGGCCAGGATCGCAGGACGTTGCGTCATCCTGGTCGACGATGGCGTGGCCACCGGATCGACGATGCTGGCGGCGGTCGAAGTCGCGCGCCGCCAGCGGCCGTCCCGGCTGGTGCTGGCGGTGCCGGTGGCGGCCCGGGATGCGCTGCAGGTCTTGCGTGGCGTTGCCGACGAGGTGGTCTGCCTTCTCGCACCGATGCGCTTTCGCGCCGTGGGGCAGTGGTACCGACGCTTCGAGCAGACCGACGATGAAGAAGTTCAATCCCTGCTGGCGCAGGCGTGGGCGTGCCAGCGCGATGCCGCCAGCTAA
- a CDS encoding chromate transporter has protein sequence MNPPSLVFGWHDWLNLFVHFLMLSMMSLGGAISTTSEMQRYLVERHGWLSQTQFADSVALAQSSPGPNVLFVALLGWNVGLNTGSMTAALSGVAISMIGIMLPSTVFTYQVAQWAQRNRELRAVRAFKQGMAPLVIAMLLSTAWLLATGGGKRGEHIDNWPLWLVTAATAIVVWRTRLHLLWMLALGALLGALGVV, from the coding sequence ATGAACCCGCCCAGCCTGGTGTTCGGATGGCATGACTGGCTGAACCTGTTCGTCCATTTCCTGATGCTGTCCATGATGTCGCTCGGCGGCGCGATCTCGACCACCTCCGAGATGCAGCGCTACCTGGTCGAGCGCCACGGCTGGCTCAGCCAGACCCAGTTCGCCGACTCGGTGGCCCTGGCCCAGTCGTCGCCCGGACCCAACGTCCTGTTCGTGGCCCTGCTGGGCTGGAACGTCGGACTCAATACCGGCAGCATGACGGCCGCGCTCTCCGGCGTCGCGATCTCGATGATCGGCATCATGCTGCCCTCCACCGTGTTTACCTACCAGGTGGCGCAGTGGGCCCAGCGTAACCGCGAGCTGCGCGCCGTGCGCGCCTTCAAGCAGGGCATGGCGCCGCTGGTGATCGCCATGCTGCTCTCCACCGCCTGGCTGCTGGCCACCGGCGGCGGCAAGCGCGGCGAACACATCGACAACTGGCCGCTGTGGCTGGTGACGGCGGCCACTGCCATCGTCGTCTGGCGCACCCGCCTGCACCTGCTGTGGATGCTGGCGCTCGGGGCGCTGCTGGGGGCGCTGGGCGTGGTCTAG
- a CDS encoding chromate transporter → MSASPLPLPPSAPQPVPSAPAAEPDRPRPTSLTDLFVSFTLIALQGFGGVLAVIQQQVVERKRWMSNEEFVEEWSVAQIMPGPNVCNLAMMIGARHFGLAGAMSALAGILTVPLILVLCLALVYAQFATQPQLQGALRGMAAVAAGLIAATGLRMSVALTRNVIPLAACIAIAATGFVLLAWIHVPLAAVIGLLGGLGCLLAWRRLKP, encoded by the coding sequence ATGAGCGCCTCACCCCTGCCCTTGCCGCCTTCCGCGCCGCAGCCTGTCCCTTCCGCACCGGCGGCCGAGCCCGATCGTCCCCGCCCGACGTCGCTGACCGACCTGTTCGTGTCATTCACGCTGATCGCCCTGCAGGGCTTCGGTGGGGTGCTGGCCGTGATCCAGCAACAAGTCGTCGAGCGCAAGCGCTGGATGAGCAACGAGGAATTCGTCGAAGAATGGTCGGTGGCCCAGATCATGCCAGGCCCCAACGTCTGCAACCTCGCGATGATGATCGGCGCCCGCCACTTCGGCTTGGCCGGCGCCATGAGCGCCCTGGCCGGCATCCTCACCGTCCCGCTGATCCTGGTGCTGTGCCTGGCCCTGGTCTATGCGCAGTTCGCCACCCAGCCCCAGCTGCAGGGCGCCCTGCGCGGCATGGCTGCCGTCGCCGCCGGCCTGATCGCCGCCACCGGCCTGCGCATGTCGGTTGCATTGACCCGGAACGTGATCCCGCTCGCCGCCTGCATCGCGATCGCCGCCACCGGCTTCGTGCTGCTGGCCTGGATCCATGTGCCGCTGGCGGCCGTGATCGGCCTGCTCGGCGGCCTCGGCTGCCTGCTGGCCTGGCGCAGGCTCAAGCCATGA
- a CDS encoding ATP-dependent helicase: MSAVADPIITSSTDDPFASLNPEQRAAVEHDVGLDAPRPLLVVAGAGSGKTNTLAHRVARLIQAGADPQRILLLTFSRRAATEMTQRAGGVLHRLFGLKGSQAPVTLPWAGTFHSIGARLLREFAGRIGLDDQFTIHDRGDSEDLMGMVRHEIGLSQLEKRFPLKGTCLSIYSRVVNGREPLDGVLQAFFPWCSEWEAQLKTLFGAYVDAKQEQNVLDYDDLLLFWAEMAADPVLGAELGALFDHVLVDEYQDTNRLQAAIVSGMKPDGRGVMVVGDDAQSIYGFRGATVRNILDFADQFSQPAQLITLARNYRSTQPILDASNAVIGAALERHAKTLWTDKASTIKPQLVLIPDEAEQARWVCNRILEQRESGMALKSQAVLFRAASHSAALELELMRRNIPFVKFGGLKFLEAAHIKDVLAVLRFAQNPSGRLAGFRALQLIPGIGQATATRLVEAAGTSVDAAAALEAFPVPARCRTDWQAFCDLYRRLRTPGLRWPMDLELARAWYQPQLERLHDDAQVRAADLDQLVALSGGYGNRESFLAEITLDPPEATSDRAGAPLLDEDYVILSTIHSSKGQEWNSVHVLNVVDGCIPSDMATGSQEDIEEERRLLYVAMTRARENLHLVVPNRFFIKQQSSMGDRHVYAARTRFITPVMLKHFEECAWLSADKRELRTPMPDSIRMMVRDRARNAWK, translated from the coding sequence ATGTCCGCCGTCGCCGATCCGATCATCACCTCGTCTACCGACGACCCGTTCGCCAGCCTGAACCCCGAGCAGCGGGCGGCGGTCGAGCACGACGTCGGGCTCGACGCGCCGCGTCCCTTGCTGGTGGTGGCCGGCGCCGGTTCCGGCAAGACCAATACGCTGGCGCACCGGGTGGCGCGCCTGATCCAGGCGGGCGCCGATCCGCAGCGCATTCTGCTGCTGACGTTTTCGCGCCGCGCCGCCACCGAAATGACCCAGCGCGCCGGCGGCGTGCTGCACCGGTTGTTCGGGCTCAAGGGAAGCCAGGCGCCGGTCACGCTGCCCTGGGCCGGCACCTTCCACAGCATCGGCGCGCGCCTGCTGCGCGAGTTTGCCGGGCGCATCGGGCTGGACGATCAGTTCACGATCCACGACCGCGGCGACTCCGAAGACCTGATGGGCATGGTGCGCCACGAGATCGGCCTGAGCCAGCTCGAGAAACGCTTCCCGCTGAAAGGCACCTGCCTGTCGATCTATTCGCGGGTGGTCAACGGCCGCGAGCCGCTCGACGGGGTGCTGCAGGCCTTCTTCCCCTGGTGCAGCGAGTGGGAAGCCCAGCTCAAGACGCTGTTCGGCGCCTATGTCGACGCCAAGCAGGAGCAGAATGTGCTCGACTATGACGACCTGCTGCTGTTCTGGGCCGAGATGGCGGCCGACCCGGTGCTGGGGGCCGAGCTCGGCGCGCTGTTCGATCACGTGCTGGTCGACGAATACCAGGACACCAACCGCCTGCAGGCGGCCATCGTCAGCGGCATGAAGCCCGACGGCCGCGGCGTGATGGTGGTGGGCGACGATGCGCAGTCGATCTATGGCTTTCGCGGCGCGACCGTGCGCAACATCCTCGACTTCGCCGATCAGTTCTCGCAGCCGGCGCAGCTGATCACCTTGGCCCGCAACTATCGGTCCACGCAGCCGATCCTGGATGCGTCGAATGCCGTGATCGGCGCCGCGCTCGAGCGCCACGCCAAGACCCTGTGGACCGACAAGGCTTCAACCATCAAGCCGCAGCTGGTCCTGATTCCCGACGAAGCCGAGCAGGCGCGCTGGGTCTGCAACCGCATCCTCGAACAGCGCGAAAGCGGGATGGCTCTGAAGTCGCAGGCGGTGCTGTTTCGCGCCGCCAGCCACAGCGCCGCGCTCGAGCTCGAGCTCATGCGCCGCAACATCCCCTTCGTCAAGTTCGGCGGCCTGAAATTCCTGGAAGCGGCCCACATCAAGGACGTGCTGGCCGTGCTCCGTTTCGCCCAGAACCCGAGCGGACGCCTGGCGGGTTTCCGCGCGCTGCAGCTGATTCCCGGCATCGGCCAGGCGACCGCCACCCGCCTGGTCGAGGCCGCCGGCACGAGCGTCGACGCGGCGGCGGCCCTGGAGGCGTTTCCGGTGCCGGCCCGCTGCAGGACCGACTGGCAGGCGTTCTGCGACCTGTACCGGCGCCTGCGTACACCCGGCCTGCGCTGGCCGATGGACCTCGAGCTGGCGCGCGCGTGGTACCAGCCGCAGCTCGAGCGCCTGCACGACGATGCGCAGGTGCGCGCGGCCGACCTCGACCAGTTGGTGGCGCTGTCCGGCGGCTATGGCAACCGCGAGAGCTTCCTGGCCGAGATCACGCTCGACCCGCCCGAAGCCACCAGCGACCGCGCCGGCGCGCCGCTGCTCGACGAAGACTACGTGATCCTGTCCACCATCCACTCGAGCAAGGGGCAAGAATGGAATTCGGTGCACGTTTTAAATGTCGTCGACGGCTGCATTCCGTCGGACATGGCGACCGGCAGCCAGGAGGACATCGAGGAAGAGCGGCGCCTGCTCTACGTCGCCATGACACGCGCGCGTGAAAACCTGCACCTGGTGGTGCCGAACCGCTTCTTCATCAAGCAGCAGTCGAGCATGGGAGACCGCCACGTGTATGCGGCGCGCACGCGCTTCATCACCCCGGTGATGCTCAAGCATTTCGAGGAGTGCGCCTGGCTCAGCGCCGACAAGCGCGAGCTGCGTACGCCGATGCCCGACAGCATCCGCATGATGGTACGCGACCGGGCCCGGAACGCGTGGAAATGA
- a CDS encoding SIR2 family NAD-dependent protein deacylase, whose product MDEIARACALLRKADGLLIAAGAGIGVDSGLPDFRGDTGFWKAYPPLAARGLPFREMANPASFERDPPLAWGFYGHRLDLYRRTHPHAGFAILRALGDRMEHGSFVFTSNVDGQFQRAGFADDRIAEIHGTIHHLQCTRPCRAVTWPADDIEPEVDLARCTLRSPLPACPHCGALARPNILMFNDAAWVDIPSDAQLERLAQWRAGVARLAVIELGAGTDLPSVRRFTESQGVHAIRINPREHRIVRGVGIPMGALAALQAIAREMEIVFK is encoded by the coding sequence ATGGATGAGATCGCGCGCGCCTGCGCTTTGCTGAGGAAGGCCGACGGCCTCCTGATCGCTGCCGGCGCCGGCATCGGCGTCGATTCGGGCCTGCCCGATTTCCGCGGCGATACCGGCTTCTGGAAAGCCTACCCGCCACTGGCCGCACGCGGCCTGCCGTTTCGCGAGATGGCCAATCCAGCGAGTTTCGAGCGCGATCCGCCTCTGGCCTGGGGCTTTTATGGCCACCGGCTCGACCTGTACCGGCGCACGCACCCGCATGCGGGCTTCGCGATCCTGCGCGCGCTGGGCGACCGCATGGAGCATGGCAGCTTCGTCTTCACGAGCAATGTCGACGGCCAGTTCCAGCGCGCGGGTTTCGCGGACGACCGGATCGCCGAAATCCACGGCACCATTCACCACCTGCAATGCACCCGTCCCTGCCGCGCCGTCACCTGGCCGGCGGACGACATCGAACCCGAGGTCGACCTTGCCCGCTGCACGCTGCGGTCGCCGCTGCCGGCCTGCCCGCACTGCGGCGCGCTGGCCCGCCCCAACATCCTGATGTTCAACGACGCCGCCTGGGTCGACATCCCCAGCGACGCCCAGCTCGAGCGGCTGGCGCAGTGGCGCGCAGGAGTCGCCCGGCTCGCCGTGATCGAGCTCGGCGCCGGCACCGACCTGCCCTCGGTGCGCCGCTTTACCGAGTCGCAGGGTGTCCACGCGATCCGTATCAATCCGCGTGAACACCGCATCGTGCGCGGTGTCGGCATCCCCATGGGCGCGCTCGCCGCCCTGCAAGCCATCGCTCGGGAAATGGAAATTGTGTTCAAGTAA
- a CDS encoding phosphohydrolase, giving the protein MSIPSTPDRTRAWVRMPSGRRLDLLDPTPFDWDDADLALGLARTYRWGGHSAWPLPLSVAQHSITVMLLRRAAAPAITPLDELRELLHDAEEGLLGFDAISVIKPFLGDAFRALTKRLEHMVFLRYGLPAWDARGHAAHKRADRLAAATEAVHVAGWSRDEVRRTLKIRAEVLAEDPLAAHYDCRPWEPWPPGVACERFLAELERLKASAHG; this is encoded by the coding sequence ATGTCCATCCCGTCCACGCCAGACCGGACCCGCGCCTGGGTCCGCATGCCTTCCGGCCGCCGCCTCGACCTGCTCGACCCGACACCCTTCGACTGGGACGACGCCGACCTGGCGCTCGGCCTGGCCCGCACCTACCGCTGGGGCGGCCACTCGGCCTGGCCGCTGCCGCTGTCGGTGGCCCAGCATTCGATCACCGTCATGCTGCTGCGCCGCGCGGCCGCGCCGGCCATCACGCCACTGGACGAGCTGCGCGAGCTCCTGCACGACGCCGAGGAAGGCCTGCTCGGCTTCGACGCGATTTCGGTCATCAAGCCCTTCCTGGGTGACGCCTTCCGCGCGCTGACGAAGCGCCTGGAACACATGGTTTTCCTGCGCTACGGCCTGCCGGCCTGGGACGCGCGCGGCCACGCGGCGCACAAGCGCGCCGACCGCCTGGCCGCGGCCACCGAGGCCGTGCACGTGGCCGGCTGGTCGCGCGATGAGGTGCGACGCACGCTGAAGATCCGCGCCGAGGTGCTGGCCGAGGATCCGCTCGCCGCCCATTACGATTGCCGGCCGTGGGAACCGTGGCCGCCGGGCGTGGCCTGCGAGCGCTTCCTGGCCGAGCTCGAGCGGCTCAAGGCCAGCGCCCATGGATGA
- the glpD gene encoding glycerol-3-phosphate dehydrogenase, producing the protein MGADTTIDCDLLVVGGGINGAGIARDAAGRGLAVVLCEKDDLGAHTSSASSKLIHGGLRYLEYREFGLVRKALAERETLLRSAPHIMRPLRFVMPHVAGQRPAWLIRAGLFLYDRLAPRAFLPASSAIELAGHRAGAPLKPEFTRAFAYSDGWVDDARLVLLNALDAHEHGARVLTHAACDDVVRRGAHWEARIEHDGAPLTVRARGLVNAAGPWAARFAGRANREAPHRALRLIKGSHIVVPRLFEHGCAYLFQHEDGRVVFAIPYEEAFTLVGTTDVDFAGDPGAVAIGEGEIHYLCALANRYFKRQLAPGDVVWSYSGVRPLLEDDAGNPAAITRDYFLERDAGGAPLLSVFGGKITTYRKLAEEAVDWIAPLLGKMHTGAWTAHAVLPGGDLFGPQPDSRGVLEFDRWVASLQRRHAWLPKPLAARYARTYGTRMDILLGACQSLADLGLEVAPGLYEAELRYLMRHEWARSAADVLWRRTKLGLHLRPGVAGRIDAWMAAERSALAIV; encoded by the coding sequence ATGGGGGCGGACACGACGATCGATTGCGACCTGCTGGTGGTCGGCGGCGGGATCAACGGCGCCGGCATCGCGCGCGACGCGGCCGGGCGCGGCCTGGCGGTGGTGCTGTGCGAAAAGGACGACCTGGGCGCGCATACCTCGTCCGCCTCCAGCAAGCTGATCCATGGCGGCCTGCGCTATCTCGAATACCGCGAATTCGGCCTGGTGCGCAAGGCGCTGGCCGAACGCGAGACCCTGCTCAGGAGCGCGCCGCACATCATGCGTCCGCTGCGCTTCGTGATGCCGCACGTGGCCGGGCAGCGGCCGGCCTGGCTGATCCGCGCCGGCCTGTTCCTTTACGACCGCCTGGCGCCGCGCGCCTTCCTGCCCGCATCGAGCGCGATCGAGCTGGCCGGCCACCGCGCCGGGGCGCCCCTCAAGCCCGAGTTTACGCGCGCCTTCGCCTATTCCGACGGCTGGGTCGACGACGCGCGGCTGGTGCTGCTCAACGCCCTCGATGCACACGAACATGGGGCGCGGGTGCTCACCCATGCGGCCTGCGACGACGTGGTCCGGCGCGGCGCGCACTGGGAAGCCCGCATCGAGCACGATGGCGCGCCCCTGACCGTGCGCGCGCGCGGCCTGGTCAACGCCGCCGGCCCGTGGGCGGCACGTTTCGCCGGGCGCGCCAACCGGGAGGCGCCGCACCGCGCGTTGCGCCTGATCAAGGGCAGCCACATCGTCGTGCCGCGCCTGTTCGAGCACGGCTGCGCCTACCTGTTCCAGCACGAGGACGGCCGGGTCGTGTTCGCGATCCCCTACGAAGAAGCGTTCACCCTGGTCGGCACGACCGACGTCGACTTCGCGGGCGACCCCGGCGCGGTGGCGATCGGCGAAGGCGAGATACATTACCTGTGTGCGCTGGCCAACCGTTACTTCAAGCGCCAGCTGGCCCCTGGCGACGTGGTGTGGAGTTATTCCGGCGTGCGCCCGCTGCTGGAAGACGATGCCGGCAACCCGGCGGCGATCACGCGCGACTACTTCCTCGAGCGCGACGCCGGCGGTGCGCCGCTGCTGTCGGTTTTTGGCGGCAAGATCACCACCTATCGCAAGCTGGCCGAAGAGGCGGTCGACTGGATCGCGCCGCTGCTCGGCAAGATGCATACGGGAGCATGGACGGCGCACGCGGTGCTGCCGGGCGGCGACCTGTTCGGGCCGCAGCCCGACAGCCGCGGCGTGCTGGAATTCGACCGCTGGGTGGCGTCGCTGCAGCGGCGCCATGCCTGGCTGCCCAAGCCGCTGGCGGCGCGCTATGCGCGCACCTATGGCACGCGGATGGACATCTTGCTGGGGGCCTGCCAGTCGCTGGCCGACCTGGGCCTTGAAGTGGCGCCGGGGCTGTACGAGGCCGAGCTGCGTTACCTGATGCGGCACGAGTGGGCCCGCAGCGCGGCCGACGTGCTGTGGCGCCGCACCAAGCTGGGCCTGCACCTGCGGCCGGGCGTGGCGGGCAGGATCGATGCGTGGATGGCCGCCGAGCGGTCGGCCTTGGCCATCGTGTGA
- a CDS encoding CheR family methyltransferase, whose protein sequence is MNALTGVPVDTGLAELEIELLLEALYQRFGLDYRSHERAILRRRLQDLARLHALPNLTRLQEQVLHAPGAALGVVRALAVQPAALFDRPDWARRQRDALADSLRPTALPRVWLPEVAGVGEAWTLAVLLAEEKLYGRTEVFATLSSDELLFEAREATLPASQLADAQRGYEASGGTGRLADYFEVSDGRARLLPRLRERITWLQYCLVTDGSFNEFHAIVCCRALPDFGPVLRQRVLRLFRDSLALFGVLGIDRELAASDAAAADYQPLFEDGAWYKRVR, encoded by the coding sequence GTGAATGCCTTGACTGGTGTGCCGGTCGATACCGGCCTGGCGGAGCTCGAGATCGAGCTGCTGCTCGAAGCGCTGTACCAGCGTTTCGGCCTGGACTACCGCAGCCACGAGCGCGCCATCCTGCGCCGGCGCCTGCAGGACCTGGCGCGCCTGCACGCCTTGCCGAACCTGACGCGGCTGCAGGAACAGGTGCTGCATGCGCCCGGCGCTGCGCTGGGCGTGGTGCGCGCGTTGGCCGTGCAGCCGGCGGCGCTGTTCGACCGTCCCGATTGGGCGCGGCGCCAGCGCGACGCGCTGGCCGACAGCCTGCGTCCGACCGCGCTGCCCAGGGTCTGGCTGCCCGAGGTGGCCGGCGTGGGAGAAGCCTGGACCCTGGCCGTGCTGCTGGCCGAGGAAAAGCTGTACGGACGCACCGAAGTGTTCGCGACCCTGTCCAGCGACGAACTGCTGTTCGAGGCGCGTGAAGCCACGCTGCCGGCCTCTCAACTGGCGGACGCCCAGCGCGGCTACGAAGCCAGTGGCGGCACGGGGCGGCTGGCCGACTACTTCGAGGTCAGCGATGGCCGCGCGCGGCTGCTGCCGCGGCTGCGCGAGCGCATCACCTGGCTGCAGTACTGCCTGGTGACGGATGGCTCGTTCAACGAGTTCCACGCGATCGTCTGCTGCCGCGCCCTGCCCGACTTCGGCCCGGTGCTGCGCCAGCGCGTGCTGCGCCTGTTCCGCGACAGCCTGGCCCTGTTCGGGGTGCTCGGGATCGACCGCGAACTGGCGGCCAGCGATGCTGCGGCGGCCGATTACCAGCCCCTGTTCGAGGATGGCGCCTGGTACAAGCGGGTGCGTTGA